One genomic segment of Ricinus communis isolate WT05 ecotype wild-type chromosome 5, ASM1957865v1, whole genome shotgun sequence includes these proteins:
- the LOC8280614 gene encoding putative rRNA methyltransferase YlbH isoform X2 — MAVSVSTSPISAPLLLNINNVNSNLLYSFPFLSNVSSKSSNRISTVILCSKKSGGGLISEKKKALFERYGLNPNDFLSDSSPKRKKEGKNAGKGKQVVAEEAKPPRTTHRLLQVFGGKAKRKKLLSPMGMDVRPMMEVVKGCAFDILQAAGGCPASLRPGRWLDLYSGTGSVGIEAISRGCSEVHFVEMDPWVVSNVLQPNLESTGFLDVSVVHTVRVENFLERAEQFIGSNRTFDFISVTPPYMEVNYGTLMDQVSKSALVGEDTFIVVEYPLRTEMLDACGSLIKIADRRFGRTHLAIYGPKWAQKKRARKTTLSNTRSLTKFLQADNI; from the exons ATGGCAGTTTCAGTTTCAACATCTCCAATTTCGGCTCCGTTATTGTTAAACATCAATAACGTAAACTCcaatcttttatattcttttccatttctcTCTAATGTCTCCTCAAAGTCCAGCAATCGCATTTCAACAGTTATCCTCTGCTCTAAGA AGTCAGGCGGTGGATTGATaagtgaaaaaaagaaagctttATTTGAACGTTACGGTCTCAATCCTAACGATTTTTTATCTGATTCCTCTCCTAAG agaaaaaaggaagGGAAAAATGCAGGAAAAGGGAAACAAGTTGTTGCAGAGGAAGCTAAGCCACCTAGGACTACGCATAGGTTGCTTCAg GTATTCGGAGGAAAGGCTAAAAGAAAGAAGCTGCTTTCACCAATGGGCATGGATGTGCGGCCAATGATGGAAGTTGTAAAAGGTTGTGCCTTTGATATTTTGCAG GCAGCTGGTGGCTGTCCTGCATCTTTAAGGCCAGGTCGCTGGTTGGATTTGTACAGTGGTACAGGATCTGTTGGCATTGAAGCTATCAGCCGAGGTTGTTCTGAG GTGCATTTTGTTGAGATGGATCCCTGGGTTGTTTCAAATGTTCTACAACCAAATTTGGAGTCAACTGGGTTTCTTGATGTTTCAGTTGTACATACAGTTCGTGTGGAAAACTTTCTAGAACGGGCAGAGCAATTTATAG GAAGTAACAGGACCTTTGATTTCATTAGTGTCACACCTCCATATATGGAAGTCAACTATGGGACGCTGATGGATCAAGTTTCAAAATCAGCGCTAGTTGGAGAAGACACATTTATT GTGGTGGAATATCCTCTGAGAACAGAGATGCTGGATGCATGTGGATCCCTAATAAAG ATAGCTGATCGAAGATTTGGACGGACACATTTAGCAATTTATGGACCCAAGTGGGCCCAGAAGAAAAGAGCCAGAAAAACAACTTTGAGCAATACCAGAAGCTTGACGAAGTTTCTACAAGCTGATAACATATAG
- the LOC8280611 gene encoding nucleolar protein 14, whose protein sequence is MAKTAKRSGSDTKNKKKKSKKSGPNTVSMKLKTSTSTAPKHNPFETIWSRRKFDILGKKKGKGEERRIGLARSLAIDKRKKTLLKEYEQSGKSSVFVDKRIGEKNDELEEFDKAIMRSQRERQMKLSKKSKYNLSDGEEEDFEIPNLGPLSERDDFDEGMLSDDDNDAPYGTTTLKQLDAHDTPNLREQGALEGEEKKHKTKKEVMEEVILKSKFFKAQKAKDKEENEQLMEDLDKSFTSLVQSRVLLSLTEPGKMNALKALVNKDIPDGLLSTQKPEAIGQDQPDSYDKLVKGMILDMRAHPSDRTKTPEEIAQEEREQLERLEEERRKRMLATNNSSDEENDDVEKQSMQSIRSVSGDDLGDSFSLQEEPKAKKGWVDEILERRDVEDSENEDLNLSEDSELAEDDGDSEGSDDSDNGEHNDENDKPLSLKDWEQSDDDNLGTDLEGDEEKYDNLDDGNEEIEPRGQKKSKKNDDVETRKGDGVSLVTKKTKQHSTEPDIPFLIEAPKSFEELCALLDNCSNANVMVVINRIRASNAIKLAAENRKKMQVFYGVLLQYFAVLANKKPLNFELLNLLVKPLIEMSMEIPYFSAICARQRILRTRAQFCESIKNRESGCWPSMKTLSLLRLWSMVFPCSDFRHVVMTPAILLMCEYLMRCPIFSGRDIAVGSFLCSILLSVTKQSKKFCPEAIVFLQTLLKAAVEQKPASYRESQIYHLVELKSLGSLLFMRHCVNEINPLNFFMIMDMPEDSSFFSSDNFRASVLVTAIETLRGYVDIYEGLPSFPEIFLPISTLLLEVAKQQNLSAILQDKFKDVAQLIKKKADEHHMLRRPLQMRKQKPVPIKLLNPKFEENFVKGRDYDPDRERVERKKLNKLLRREAKGAARELRKDNYFLTEVKEKDKALVEEERSDKYGKARAFLQEQESAFKSGQLGRGRKRRR, encoded by the exons ATGGCGAAGACAGCGAAACGAAGCGGAAGTGACacaaagaataagaaaaagaagagcaaAAAATCAGGTCCAAACACAGTATCAATGAAGCTGAAAACTTCCACAAGCACCGCTCCGAAACACAATCCTTTCGAGACCATATGGTCCCGCCGCAAATTCGATATTCTTGgcaagaaaaaaggaaaaggcgAAGAGCGTCGTATTGGCCTTGCCCGCTCTCTCGCCATCGACAAG AGAAAGAAGACGTTGCTAAAAGAATATGAGCAAAGTGGAAAGTCATCAGTGTTTGTTGATAAGCGAATTGGAGAGAAGAATGATGAGTTAGAGGAATTTGATAAGGCTATTATGCGGTCCCAGCGTGAGCGTCAG ATGAAATTAAGCAAGAAGAGTAAGTATAATTTATCAGAtggtgaagaagaagattttGAAATTCCAAATCTTGGTCCTCTATCTGAGAGAgatgattttgatgaaggAATGCTATCCGATGATGATAATGATGCTCCATATGGAACAA CTACCTTAAAGCAACTAGATGCCCATGATACACCAAATCTAAGGGAACAGGGTGCATTGGAAGGAGAGGAAAAG AAGCACAAAACTAAGAAGGAAGTAATGGAGGAGGTTATTTTGAAGAGCAAGTTTTTCAAG GCTCAAAAAGCAAAAGACAAGGAAGAGAATGAACAGTTAATGGAAGATTTGGATAAAAGTTTCACATCTTTAGTGCAGTCTCGCGTCTTGTTATCTTTGACTGAACCAGGCAAGATGAATGCTTTGAAAGCTCTTGTAAATAAGGACATTCCTGATGGTTTGTTAAGTACCCAAAAACCAGAAGCTATTGGGCAG GATCAACCTGATTCTTATGATAAACTTGTCAAAGGGATGATATTGGATATGCGTGCTCACCCGTCAGACCGGACAAAGACACCAGAGGAAATTGCCCAGGAGGAGAGAGAACAACTGGAGCGATTGGAG GAAGAACGTCGGAAACGGATGCTTGCGACTAATAACTCTAGTGATGAAGAGAATGATGACGTTGAGAAGCAATCAATGCAAAGTATAAGGTCAGTATCTGGGGATGATCTGGGCGATTCATTTTCTCTTCAGGAGGAGCCTAAGGCTAAAAAGGGCTGGGTTGATGAGATTCTTGAAAGAAGGGATGTGGAGGACTCTGAGAACGAAGACCTGAATCTATCTGAAGATTCAGAGCTCGCTGAAGATGATGGTGATAGTGAAGGATCTGATGACAGCGACAATGGTGAACATAATGACGAAAATGATAAGCCTCTGTCTTTGAAGGATTGGGAACAAAGCGATGATGATAATCTTGGCACTGACTTGGAAGGGGATGAAGAAAAGTATGACAATCTTGATGATGGCAATGAAGAAATAGAGCCAAGAGGGCAGAAAAAGTCCAAGaaaaatgatgatgttgagACTAGGAAAGGAGATGGAGTATCTTTGGttacaaagaaaacaaaacaacaTTCAACTGAACCAGATATTCCATTTTTAATTGAAGCCCCAAAGAGCTTTGAAGAACTGTGCGCTCTATTGGATAATTGTTCTAATGCCAATGTTATGGTTGTAATCAATCGAATTCGGGCAAGCAACGCGATAAAACTTGCAGCAGAAAATCGGAAGAAAATGCAA GTATTTTATGGTGTATTATTGCAGTATTTTGCTGTTTTAGCAAATAAAAAGCCCTTGAACTTTGAGTTGTTAAATTTGCTGGTCAAGCCACTGATAGAGATGAGCATGGAGATTCCATACTTTTCTGCAATATGTGCTCGTCAGCGGATCTTACGAACTCGAGCACAGTTTTGTGAATCTATTAAGAACCGAG AAAGTGGATGTTGGCCTTCCATGAAAACATTGTCTCTCTTGAGGTTGTGGTCCATGGTTTTTCCATGCTCTGACTTTCGTCATGTTGTCATGACTCCGGCAATATTATTGATGTGTGAATATCTTATGCGTTGCCCCATCTTTTCGGGTCGTGATATTGCAGTCGGTTCTTTCTTATGTTCCATTCTTCTCTCT GTAACTAAACAATCTAAGAAGTTCTGTCCTGAAGCCATTGTATTTCTCCAAACTCTGCTGAAGGCTGCTGTTGAACAAAAGCCAGCGTCTTACAGGGAATCACAG ATTTATCATCTTGTGGAACTAAAATCACTTGGGTCCTTGCTGTTTATGCGCCATTGTGTAAATGAGATTAATCCTTTGAATTTCTTCATGATAATGGACATGCCAGAAGACTCTTCCTTTTTCAGCTCTGATAATTTCAG GGCTAGTGTGCTGGTTACTGCGATAGAAACATTACGAGGATATGTTGACATTTATGAAGGGCTTCCTTCCTTTCCTGAGATATTTTTGCCAATTTCAACTTTGTTACTTGAAGTGGCAAAACAGCAAAACTTGTCAGCAATATTGcaagataaatttaaagatgTTGCTCAACTTATTAAGAAGAAAGCTGATGAACATCATATGCTGCGGCGACCACTTCAAATGCGGAAGCAGAAGCCAGTGCCCATCAAACTACTTAATCCAAAATTTGAGGAGaa CTTTGTTAAGGGTAGAGACTATGATCCAGACCGTGAACGGGTTGAAAGGAAAAAGCTAAATAAACTTCTAAGGAGAGAAGCAAAAGGAGCAGCTCGTGAACTGCGCAAGGACAATTATTTCTTAACGGAAGTGAAGGAAAAAGATAAAGCACTTGTGGAAGAAGAAAGATCAGATAAGTACGGAAAGGCAAGGGCCTTCCTCCAGGAACAGGAAAGTGCTTTTAAATCTGGACAGCTAGGAAGAGGCAGGAAGAGAAGAAGATGA
- the LOC8280614 gene encoding putative rRNA methyltransferase YlbH isoform X1, whose product MAVSVSTSPISAPLLLNINNVNSNLLYSFPFLSNVSSKSSNRISTVILCSKKSGGGLISEKKKALFERYGLNPNDFLSDSSPKSKRKKEGKNAGKGKQVVAEEAKPPRTTHRLLQVFGGKAKRKKLLSPMGMDVRPMMEVVKGCAFDILQAAGGCPASLRPGRWLDLYSGTGSVGIEAISRGCSEVHFVEMDPWVVSNVLQPNLESTGFLDVSVVHTVRVENFLERAEQFIGSNRTFDFISVTPPYMEVNYGTLMDQVSKSALVGEDTFIVVEYPLRTEMLDACGSLIKIADRRFGRTHLAIYGPKWAQKKRARKTTLSNTRSLTKFLQADNI is encoded by the exons ATGGCAGTTTCAGTTTCAACATCTCCAATTTCGGCTCCGTTATTGTTAAACATCAATAACGTAAACTCcaatcttttatattcttttccatttctcTCTAATGTCTCCTCAAAGTCCAGCAATCGCATTTCAACAGTTATCCTCTGCTCTAAGA AGTCAGGCGGTGGATTGATaagtgaaaaaaagaaagctttATTTGAACGTTACGGTCTCAATCCTAACGATTTTTTATCTGATTCCTCTCCTAAG tcaaagagaaaaaaggaagGGAAAAATGCAGGAAAAGGGAAACAAGTTGTTGCAGAGGAAGCTAAGCCACCTAGGACTACGCATAGGTTGCTTCAg GTATTCGGAGGAAAGGCTAAAAGAAAGAAGCTGCTTTCACCAATGGGCATGGATGTGCGGCCAATGATGGAAGTTGTAAAAGGTTGTGCCTTTGATATTTTGCAG GCAGCTGGTGGCTGTCCTGCATCTTTAAGGCCAGGTCGCTGGTTGGATTTGTACAGTGGTACAGGATCTGTTGGCATTGAAGCTATCAGCCGAGGTTGTTCTGAG GTGCATTTTGTTGAGATGGATCCCTGGGTTGTTTCAAATGTTCTACAACCAAATTTGGAGTCAACTGGGTTTCTTGATGTTTCAGTTGTACATACAGTTCGTGTGGAAAACTTTCTAGAACGGGCAGAGCAATTTATAG GAAGTAACAGGACCTTTGATTTCATTAGTGTCACACCTCCATATATGGAAGTCAACTATGGGACGCTGATGGATCAAGTTTCAAAATCAGCGCTAGTTGGAGAAGACACATTTATT GTGGTGGAATATCCTCTGAGAACAGAGATGCTGGATGCATGTGGATCCCTAATAAAG ATAGCTGATCGAAGATTTGGACGGACACATTTAGCAATTTATGGACCCAAGTGGGCCCAGAAGAAAAGAGCCAGAAAAACAACTTTGAGCAATACCAGAAGCTTGACGAAGTTTCTACAAGCTGATAACATATAG
- the LOC125370157 gene encoding CLAVATA3/ESR (CLE)-related protein 25 has protein sequence MGSGGRVLRALFGAVVFMGVICFLSVGILANQVTKLTARSTVLSTGSFEHWRMIGRGRHHIHQNLDLNYVSKRRVPNGPDPIHNRRASQSRQPPGRS, from the exons ATGGGGAGTGGCGGCAGGGTTTTGAGGGCTCTCTTTGGAGCAGTTGTGTTCATGGGagttatttgttttttatCTGTTGGTATTTTGGCAAACCAGGTGACAAAATTGACAGCAAGAAGTACAGTTCTATCAACTGGAAGTTTCGAGCATTGGAGAATGATTGGAAGAGGAAGGCATCATATTCATCAAAACTTGGATCTCAATTATGTTAGTAAGAGAAGAGTGCCCAACGGACCTGATCCCATTCACAACAG GCGAGCATCCCAGTCAAGGCAACCACCAGGCCGATCCTGA
- the LOC8280612 gene encoding inactive LRR receptor-like serine/threonine-protein kinase BIR2: MNCSIQSLKFATLILVSATLISSSVIGEDDAKCLEGVRNSLSDPQGKLSSWNFANSSSGFLCNFVGVSCWNDQENRIINLELRDMQLSGQVPESLKYCKSLQNLDLSSNALSGTIPSQICTWLPYLVTLDLSNNDLSGSIPHDLVNCTYLNNLILSNNRLSGPIPYEFSSLSRLKRFSVANNDLTGTIPSFFSNFDPADFDGNNGLCGKPLGSNCGGLSKKNLAIIIAAGVFGAAASLLLGFGVWWWYHLRYSRRRKRGHGIGRGDDTSWAAKLRSHKLVQVSLFQKPLVKVRLADLIAATNNFNPENIIISSRTGITYKALLPDGSALAIKRLNTCKLGEKHFRSEMNRLGQLRHPNLTPLLGFCVVEDEKLLVYKHMSNGTLYALLHGNGTLLDWPTRFRIGVGAARGLAWLHHGCQPPFLHQNICSNVILVDEDFDARIMDFGLARLMTSSDSNESSYVNGDLGELGYVAPEYSSTMVASLKGDVYGFGVVLLELVTGQKPLDIATPEEEFKGNLVDWVNQLSSSGRLKDAIDKSLCGKGHDEEILQFLKIGLNCVIARPKDRWSMLRVYQSLKVTGSDLGFSEQDEEFPLIFGKQDNE; the protein is encoded by the coding sequence ATGAATTGTTCCATTCAGAGTCTAAAGTTTGCAACTTTAATTCTAGTGTCAGCAACACTAATAAGTTCTTCTGTAATTGGAGAAGATGATGCGAAGTGCCTTGAAGGTGTTAGAAATTCACTTAGTGACCCACAAGGAAAGCTAAGTTCATGGAATTTTGCTAATTCATCATCTGGGTTTCTCTGCAATTTTGTGGGTGTTTCCTGTTGGAATGATCAAGAAAACAGGATTATTAATCTTGAACTGAGAGATATGCAGCTGTCAGGACAAGTACCTGAGTCTTTAAAGTACTGTAAGAGCTTACAAAATTTGGATCTTTCATCAAATGCTCTTTCTGGTACGATTCCTTCTCAGATCTGTACTTGGTTGCCTTATTTAGTAACTCTTGATCTTTCAAATAACGATCTTTCTGGTTCTATCCCACATGATCTTGTTAACTGTACGTACTTgaataatttgatattatcaaataatcGTCTTTCTGGACCTATCCCTTATGAGTTTTCCAGCTTGTCTAGGTTAAAGAGGTTTTCTGTTGCAAATAATGATCTTACTGGTACAATTCCATCGTTCTTTAGTAATTTTGATCCTGCTGATTTTGATGGGAATAATGGACTTTGTGGGAAGCCTTTAGGATCTAACTGTGGTGGGTTAAGCAAAAAGAATCTTGCTATTATTATTGCTGCTGGGGTTTTTGGTGCTGCTGCATCTTTGTTGTTGGGATTTGGGGTTTGGTGGTGGTATCACTTGAGGTATTCTAGGAGGAGAAAAAGAGGGCATGGAATTGGAAGAGGTGATGATACTAGTTGGGCTGCTAAATTGAGATCTCATAAGCTTGTTCAGgtttctttatttcaaaagCCTCTCGTTAAGGTTAGATTGGCTGATTTAATTGCAGCTACTAATAACTTTAATCCTGAGAATATCATCATTTCTAGCCGGACGGGTATTACCTATAAAGCACTTCTTCCGGATGGATCAGCACTTGCAATCAAGCGTCTTAACACTTGTAAGCTTGGTGAGAAGCATTTCCGATCAGAGATGAATCGACTGGGGCAGCTTAGACATCCAAACTTGACACCCCTTTTGGGATTTTGTGTTGTAGAGGATGAGAAGCTTTTGGTTTATAAGCATATGTCTAATGgcactttatatgctttgtTGCATGGAAATGGTACCTTATTGGATTGGCCAACAAGATTTAGAATTGGTGTGGGTGCTGCTAGGGGTCTAGCTTGGCTTCATCATGGGTGTCAACCTCCTTTCTTGCACCAGAATATATGCTCTAATGTGATACTTGTGGATGAAGATTTTGACGCTAGGATCATGGATTTTGGATTGGCAAGGCTTATGACTTCCTCAGATTCTAATGAGAGCAGTTATGTTAATGGGGACTTAGGTGAATTAGGTTATGTAGCGCCAGAGTACTCGAGCACTATGGTTGCTTCATTAAAAGGAGATGTGTACGGATTTGGGGTGGTGCTTCTTGAGCTTGTTACAGGGCAAAAGCCTCTTGATATTGCAACTCCTGAAGAAGAATTCAAGGGCAACTTGGTGGATTGGGTGAATCAACTCTCAAGTTCAGGTAGACTCAAGGATGCAATTGACAAGAGTCTTTGCGGAAAAGGACACGATGAAGAAATCTTGCAGTTCTTGAAAATTGGCTTGAATTGTGTGATTGCTCGGCCTAAAGATAGATGGTCTATGCTCCGTGTTTACCAGTCGTTAAAGGTCACTGGCAGTGATCTTGGTTTCTCAGAGCAAGATGAGGAATTTCCTTTGATTTTTGGCAAGCAAGATAATGAATAA